The following proteins come from a genomic window of Yinghuangia sp. ASG 101:
- a CDS encoding 4-hydroxy-3-methylbut-2-enyl diphosphate reductase, translating into MTEAAAAPPVRRVLLAAPRGYCAGVDRAIVTVEKALELYGAPVYVRHEIVHNKHVVETLRKRGAIFVDEAYEVPEGATVIFSAHGVAPVVHEQAAERRLKTIDATCPLVTKVHKEAVRFAEDGYNILLIGHEGHEEVVGTMGEAPESITLVDGPDDVANVEVENPSKVVWLSQTTLSVDEAMATVGALKEKFPLLESPPSDDICYATQNRQTAVKQIAEEADLIIVVGSKNSSNSVRLVEVGLEAGAGASYLVDHAGEVDEAWLEGVSTIGVTSGASVPEVLVDGVLDWLAERGFDDVRVHTAMEEKLAFSLPQELRRDLKAAGQPA; encoded by the coding sequence ATGACTGAGGCCGCCGCTGCCCCGCCCGTCCGCCGCGTTCTGCTCGCCGCCCCCCGGGGTTATTGCGCGGGTGTGGACCGAGCCATCGTCACCGTCGAGAAGGCCCTGGAGCTGTACGGGGCCCCGGTCTATGTCCGCCACGAGATCGTGCACAACAAACACGTCGTCGAGACGCTGCGCAAGCGCGGCGCGATCTTCGTCGACGAGGCGTACGAGGTGCCCGAGGGCGCCACGGTGATCTTCTCGGCGCACGGCGTCGCCCCGGTCGTCCACGAGCAGGCCGCCGAGCGCCGCCTCAAGACCATCGACGCGACGTGTCCGCTGGTCACCAAGGTGCACAAGGAGGCCGTCCGGTTCGCCGAGGACGGCTACAACATCCTCCTCATCGGCCACGAAGGCCACGAGGAGGTCGTCGGGACGATGGGCGAGGCGCCGGAGAGCATCACGCTCGTCGACGGCCCGGACGACGTGGCCAACGTCGAGGTGGAGAACCCGTCCAAGGTGGTGTGGCTCTCGCAGACCACGCTGTCGGTGGACGAGGCCATGGCGACCGTCGGCGCGCTCAAGGAGAAGTTCCCGCTCCTGGAGAGCCCGCCCAGCGACGACATCTGCTACGCGACGCAGAACCGGCAGACGGCGGTCAAGCAGATCGCCGAGGAGGCCGACCTCATCATCGTCGTCGGCTCGAAGAACTCGTCGAACTCGGTGCGGCTGGTCGAGGTGGGCCTGGAGGCGGGCGCGGGGGCGTCGTACCTGGTGGACCACGCCGGGGAGGTCGACGAGGCGTGGCTGGAGGGCGTCTCCACGATCGGCGTGACGAGCGGCGCCTCGGTGCCCGAGGTGCTGGTCGACGGCGTGCTGGACTGGCTCGCGGAGCGCGGCTTCGACGACGTCCGGGTGCACACGGCGATGGAGGAGAAGCTCGCCTTCTCGCTCCCGCAGGAACTGCGCCGCGACCTGAAGGCGGCGGGCCAACCGGCCTGA
- a CDS encoding DUF6542 domain-containing protein: MTAPGAVVLATGATLLGGLLDKVFSDTLGWFFAIVFLVACALVAAKTRIRDLTAAFFAAPIAFALTVLVLSVVFPSKNSESFVIRTGLDMFTALTFKASVLWTGTMLAAGIVMVRRRADREAARRRATREAREAREARDNRDAREGREGRETRDGREHRDSRTAREARDPRAAHAATGRDRAWSGQVSPGIHSPRESRDIRETPREH; this comes from the coding sequence TTGACCGCGCCGGGGGCGGTGGTCCTCGCGACCGGCGCGACGCTGCTGGGCGGGCTGCTCGACAAGGTGTTCTCCGACACACTCGGCTGGTTCTTCGCGATCGTCTTCCTGGTCGCGTGTGCCCTGGTCGCGGCCAAGACCCGGATCCGGGACCTCACGGCGGCGTTCTTCGCCGCCCCCATCGCCTTCGCGCTGACGGTGCTGGTGCTCAGCGTGGTGTTCCCGAGCAAGAACTCCGAGAGCTTCGTGATCCGCACCGGGCTCGACATGTTCACGGCCCTGACCTTCAAGGCCAGTGTGCTGTGGACCGGCACGATGCTCGCGGCCGGGATCGTGATGGTCCGGCGCCGCGCCGACCGCGAGGCGGCCCGCCGCCGGGCGACACGGGAGGCGCGGGAGGCGCGGGAGGCGCGCGACAATCGCGACGCCCGGGAAGGCCGGGAAGGCCGGGAGACCCGCGACGGCCGCGAGCACCGCGATTCGCGCACGGCACGCGAGGCGCGCGACCCGCGTGCCGCCCACGCCGCCACCGGCCGCGACCGCGCGTGGAGCGGTCAGGTCTCCCCCGGTATCCACAGCCCGAGGGAGTCCCGCGACATCCGCGAGACGCCGCGCGAGCACTGA